One genomic window of Blastopirellula retiformator includes the following:
- a CDS encoding outer membrane protein assembly factor BamB family protein, which translates to MNSLHLRSLALSATLLAFCSAPAMAEEEWARFRGPNGSGLAAPIDLQLPFSAADDVCWKADLPGLGNSSPVIWGDKIFLLSSERDGSYVYALCLDAKTGKEIWKKRLASGGYHLHSKNTFASTTPAVDAHSVYIAWSDGEQTTLASLDHDGELEWTTELGPWVSQHGFGVSPMLYDEYVILSLMQLGNPRKLNGRDAGQSRLVAMDRATGRIVWESARDSDVAAYSVPCIYKAKDGRDLLICNSSAHGIAAHNPANGDQVWANPVFKMRSVSSPVVVDGVVYGSCGSGGGGNYVVAIDPETGETLYRFERSAPYVPGPIGKDGLTYLWYDKGIVSCIRTEDGGKVWQQRIGGNFSGSPIIAGDKLINVSEEGEVVILKAGEQFQELARFSLGEGSNATAAVANGKLYVRTASHLYCLGAK; encoded by the coding sequence ATGAACTCGCTTCACCTCCGCTCGCTTGCGCTCTCCGCCACGCTGCTCGCCTTCTGCTCGGCTCCCGCCATGGCCGAAGAAGAGTGGGCCCGGTTTCGCGGTCCCAACGGCAGCGGGCTGGCCGCTCCGATCGACTTGCAGCTTCCCTTTAGCGCCGCCGACGACGTCTGCTGGAAGGCCGATCTGCCGGGCCTGGGCAACTCGTCGCCGGTGATCTGGGGCGACAAAATCTTTCTGCTCAGCAGCGAACGTGACGGCTCGTACGTTTACGCCCTCTGCTTAGACGCCAAGACCGGCAAAGAGATCTGGAAGAAACGGCTCGCCTCGGGCGGATATCACCTGCACTCGAAGAACACCTTCGCGTCGACTACGCCGGCCGTCGACGCCCACTCGGTATACATCGCCTGGAGCGATGGCGAGCAAACGACGCTCGCCTCACTTGACCATGACGGCGAATTGGAGTGGACCACCGAACTGGGCCCGTGGGTCAGCCAACATGGGTTTGGCGTTTCGCCGATGTTGTACGACGAGTACGTCATCCTCTCGCTGATGCAGTTGGGCAATCCTCGCAAACTGAATGGCCGCGACGCCGGTCAAAGCCGCCTGGTGGCGATGGATCGTGCGACCGGGCGAATTGTCTGGGAGTCGGCCCGCGACAGCGACGTCGCCGCCTATTCGGTTCCCTGCATCTACAAGGCGAAAGATGGCCGCGACCTGCTGATCTGCAACAGCTCGGCCCATGGCATCGCCGCACACAACCCAGCCAACGGCGATCAGGTCTGGGCCAACCCTGTTTTCAAAATGCGGAGCGTCTCATCGCCGGTCGTCGTGGACGGCGTCGTTTATGGCTCGTGCGGATCAGGCGGCGGCGGCAACTACGTGGTGGCGATCGATCCCGAGACAGGCGAAACGCTCTATCGCTTCGAGCGTTCGGCGCCGTACGTGCCGGGGCCGATCGGCAAAGATGGCCTGACCTACCTGTGGTACGACAAAGGGATCGTCTCCTGCATCCGGACCGAAGATGGCGGCAAGGTATGGCAGCAGCGGATCGGCGGCAACTTCTCGGGCTCGCCCATCATCGCCGGCGACAAATTGATCAACGTCAGCGAAGAGGGCGAAGTCGTCATCCTAAAGGCAGGCGAACAATTCCAAGAGCTGGCCCGCTTCTCGCTCGGCGAAGGAAGCAACGCCACAGCCGCCGTCGCCAATGGCAAACTATATGTTCGCACGGCGTCGCACTTGTATTGCCTAGGAGCGAAGTAG
- a CDS encoding RNA polymerase sigma factor has protein sequence MVSDIHLLVDQCRSGDGTAIGQFIDLFRNKVYGLCYRMVGEHHEAEDMAQETFVRVMRSLDHWDRERPLEPWILTIAGNRCRTLLAKRKRRPQAHPIEDHVADHRPDLQPAQILAEEVHLALQQVRSEYRQAFLLFHEHELSYIEISEQLGKPLGTIKTWVHRARREMIARLSQRGVLEGRENEMRRV, from the coding sequence TTGGTCTCCGACATTCACCTGCTAGTCGATCAATGCCGCAGTGGGGATGGTACCGCCATCGGGCAGTTTATCGACCTATTTCGAAACAAAGTGTATGGGCTCTGCTACCGCATGGTCGGAGAGCATCACGAGGCGGAGGACATGGCCCAGGAGACCTTTGTACGCGTGATGCGCAGCCTAGATCACTGGGATCGCGAGCGTCCGCTGGAGCCCTGGATCCTGACGATCGCCGGCAATCGCTGCCGCACTTTGCTGGCCAAGCGAAAACGGCGCCCTCAGGCTCACCCGATCGAAGATCATGTCGCCGATCATCGACCCGACCTGCAGCCGGCCCAAATTTTGGCCGAAGAAGTTCATTTGGCCCTGCAGCAAGTCCGGTCGGAATACCGACAAGCATTTTTGTTGTTTCATGAACATGAGCTGAGCTACATCGAGATCAGCGAGCAGTTAGGAAAACCGCTGGGCACGATCAAAACCTGGGTCCACCGAGCGCGGAGGGAGATGATCGCGCGATTGTCCCAACGAGGGGTATTGGAAGGGCGTGAAAATGAAATGCGTCGAGTTTGA